In Arthrobacter sp. UKPF54-2, the following are encoded in one genomic region:
- the rox gene encoding rifampin monooxygenase — translation MYDVIISGGGPTGMMLASELRLHHVDVLVLERDAEPGQQVRSLGLHPRSIEIMDQRGLLERFLAHGKQYPGAGGRLAGIDAPPPADLDTAHGYILGLPQPVTDRLLAERAVELGAQVRRGCEVAGFAQDADGVDVDVADGTRLRTRWLVGCDGGRSLVRRLLRIGFPGEAARNEWILGEVEVTAPPEELAKVVEEVRKTHKGFGVGPAGNGLQRAVVPAATVAEDRSVPPTLAELRTQLRAYAGTDFGAHSPRWLSRFIDATRLADDYRRGRVLIAGDAAHVHPPLGGQGLNLGIQDAFNLGWKLAAEVTGWAPDGLLESYGAERRPVADDVLSLTRVQSELLSPEPGPRAVRRLLTELMDFEDVRRLVAEKITGIGVRYDFGPGPALLGRRLRDIRLRRGRLYELTREGRGLLLDQTGGLSVAGWADRVDYVADASAELDAPAVLLRPDGHVAWIGEDQDELLRHLPAWFGAAAQRR, via the coding sequence ATGTACGACGTGATCATCAGCGGCGGCGGGCCGACGGGGATGATGCTGGCCAGCGAGCTGCGGCTGCACCACGTGGACGTGCTCGTACTGGAACGGGACGCCGAACCGGGCCAACAAGTCCGCTCGCTCGGCCTGCACCCGCGGAGCATCGAGATCATGGACCAGCGCGGGCTGCTGGAAAGGTTCCTCGCCCACGGGAAGCAGTATCCCGGCGCCGGCGGCCGCCTCGCGGGCATCGATGCACCCCCGCCGGCGGACCTGGACACCGCGCACGGGTACATCCTGGGCCTGCCCCAGCCGGTCACCGACCGCCTGCTCGCCGAGCGCGCCGTCGAGCTCGGCGCACAGGTCCGCCGGGGCTGCGAGGTAGCGGGCTTCGCGCAGGATGCGGACGGGGTGGACGTTGATGTCGCCGACGGCACCCGGTTGCGGACGCGCTGGCTGGTCGGCTGCGACGGCGGACGCAGCCTGGTGCGCCGCCTGCTCCGCATCGGTTTCCCGGGTGAGGCGGCCAGGAACGAGTGGATCCTGGGCGAGGTCGAGGTGACCGCGCCGCCGGAGGAACTCGCAAAGGTCGTCGAGGAGGTCCGTAAGACGCACAAGGGGTTCGGCGTCGGTCCGGCCGGCAACGGCCTGCAGCGTGCCGTCGTTCCCGCGGCGACCGTGGCCGAGGACCGCTCGGTCCCGCCGACCCTGGCGGAGTTGCGTACGCAGCTGCGGGCGTATGCGGGCACGGACTTCGGCGCCCACTCGCCGCGCTGGCTCTCGCGCTTCATCGACGCCACCCGGCTGGCCGACGACTACCGGCGGGGCCGGGTGCTGATTGCCGGCGACGCCGCGCACGTCCATCCGCCGCTCGGCGGTCAAGGATTGAACCTTGGCATCCAGGACGCCTTTAATCTCGGCTGGAAACTCGCCGCCGAGGTCACCGGGTGGGCACCCGACGGGCTGCTGGAGAGCTACGGCGCCGAGCGCCGCCCGGTCGCTGACGACGTGCTGTCCCTCACCCGCGTCCAGAGCGAACTGCTCTCCCCCGAGCCCGGGCCGCGGGCAGTGCGCCGGCTGCTGACCGAGCTGATGGACTTCGAGGACGTCCGGCGCCTGGTGGCCGAGAAGATCACCGGGATCGGGGTCCGCTACGACTTCGGGCCGGGGCCGGCCCTGCTCGGCAGGCGGCTGCGCGACATCCGACTGCGGCGCGGCCGGCTTTACGAACTGACCCGGGAGGGCCGGGGGCTGCTCCTGGACCAGACCGGCGGACTCTCGGTGGCGGGGTGGGCGGATCGGGTCGACTACGTCGCGGACGCCAGCGCGGAACTGGACGCGCCCGCGGTCCTGCTCCGGCCGGACGGCCACGTCGCCTGGATCGGCGAGGACCAGGACGAGCTGCTCCGGCACCTGCCGGCCTGGTTCGGAGCCGCTGCGCAGCGGCGGTAA
- a CDS encoding DNA translocase FtsK, which translates to MATRTSSAPRGNSSGSSSGNSKGNTGGSSGRGSGAAASRTSRTQGTARTRQLAAVEPRQPWLVRVVAGAWLGIGHVVGAGVRRIGHDVSDLDPAERRDGAALFNLALGAFIATFAWWGFKGWFPDAVFGIVNGTFGWVSLLLPLMLFVCAFRLFRQPVDGRGNNRIGIGFLIMTFAGCGLAHVIGGQPTVADGFDGLRRAGGMLGYLAAAPLATIHAAVPLALYALLAFTSLLIVTATPFGAIPSRLRGAYEHLMGIDLQDYDEDQDAHDRSYLYENDAPAPKKKRKRLFGKDHDDDARLEGYVGDEAFEHAVVDGVDDTPAGAGSAKGEGARAVAPGVRRPTQAEIAVEKIKAAQGLGRAATAAGAVGDGATEAIPLVTPGMVAAGSLNPGAAAAPKVPANPVAPAPLPTPIPQRTEQLSLAGDVTYTLPASDILTPGSIPKERTEANDAIVASLTETLNQFNVDAQVTGFSRGPTVTRYEIELSPGTKVERVTALSKNISYAVASSDVRILSPIPGKSAIGIEIPNTDRETVSLGDVLRSQNARRTDHPMVMGVGKDVEGGYVVANLAKMPHLLVAGATGAGKSSFVNSMITSILMRATPDEVRMVMVDPKRVELTAYEGVPHLITPIITNPKKAAEALQWVVREMDARYDDLANYGFKHIDDFNKAVRAGKVHPPEGSKRVIRPYPYLLVIVDELADLMMVAPRDVEDSIVRITQLARAAGIHLVLATQRPSVDVVTGLIKANVPSRMAFATSSVTDSRVVLDQPGAEKLIGQGDALFLPMGASKAMRVQGAWVTESEIHKVVEHVKGQLKAVYRDDVAPEAQQKQIDDDIGDDLEVLLQATELVVTTQFGSTSMLQRKLRVGFAKAGRLMDLLESRGVVGPSEGSKARDVLVKPDDLAAVLAAMKGQDGPVAADAQTVALSENAHANIAQGGYAEDLVAADLDNRTQAIDYHDGADGGSEDEDGSEDAWSLTGR; encoded by the coding sequence ATGGCGACACGCACCTCCTCCGCGCCTAGAGGCAACTCAAGCGGCAGCTCCAGCGGCAATTCCAAGGGCAACACCGGCGGCTCTTCGGGCCGGGGCTCGGGCGCAGCCGCGTCCAGGACCAGCCGCACGCAGGGGACCGCGCGCACACGGCAGCTGGCCGCCGTCGAACCGCGCCAGCCCTGGCTGGTGCGGGTGGTGGCCGGGGCCTGGCTGGGGATCGGCCACGTGGTGGGCGCCGGCGTCCGCCGGATCGGCCACGACGTCAGCGATCTCGACCCGGCGGAGCGCCGCGACGGCGCCGCGCTGTTCAACCTCGCCCTCGGCGCCTTCATCGCCACCTTCGCCTGGTGGGGCTTCAAGGGCTGGTTCCCCGACGCCGTCTTCGGCATCGTCAACGGCACCTTCGGCTGGGTGTCCCTGCTGCTGCCGCTGATGCTGTTCGTCTGCGCCTTTCGCCTCTTCCGCCAGCCGGTGGACGGCCGCGGCAACAACCGGATCGGCATCGGCTTCCTCATCATGACCTTCGCCGGCTGCGGCCTGGCGCACGTCATCGGCGGCCAGCCGACCGTCGCCGACGGTTTTGACGGCCTGCGCCGGGCCGGCGGCATGCTCGGCTACCTCGCTGCCGCGCCGCTGGCCACCATCCACGCCGCCGTGCCGCTGGCCCTCTACGCCCTGCTCGCCTTTACCTCGCTGCTGATCGTCACGGCCACCCCCTTCGGGGCCATCCCCTCCCGCCTCCGCGGCGCCTACGAGCACCTGATGGGCATCGACCTGCAGGACTACGATGAGGACCAGGACGCCCACGACCGCAGCTACCTGTACGAAAACGACGCCCCGGCGCCGAAGAAGAAGCGCAAGCGCCTCTTCGGCAAGGACCACGACGACGACGCCCGGCTCGAAGGCTACGTCGGCGACGAAGCGTTCGAACACGCCGTCGTCGACGGCGTCGACGACACACCGGCCGGTGCCGGCAGCGCCAAGGGCGAGGGCGCCAGGGCCGTGGCGCCCGGCGTGCGGAGGCCCACCCAGGCCGAGATCGCCGTCGAGAAGATCAAGGCAGCCCAGGGCCTCGGGAGAGCAGCCACCGCAGCCGGTGCCGTGGGGGATGGCGCCACCGAGGCGATCCCGCTCGTCACCCCGGGCATGGTCGCCGCCGGCTCCCTGAACCCCGGCGCCGCCGCCGCCCCCAAGGTGCCCGCCAACCCCGTCGCGCCCGCCCCGCTGCCCACCCCGATTCCGCAGCGCACCGAACAGCTCTCGCTCGCCGGCGACGTCACCTACACCCTGCCGGCCTCGGACATTCTTACGCCCGGCTCCATTCCCAAGGAGCGCACCGAGGCCAACGACGCGATCGTGGCCTCGCTGACCGAGACGCTGAACCAGTTCAACGTGGACGCCCAGGTCACCGGCTTCAGCCGCGGCCCCACCGTCACCCGGTACGAGATCGAACTGTCCCCGGGCACCAAGGTGGAACGCGTTACCGCGCTGTCCAAGAACATCTCCTACGCTGTCGCCAGCTCCGACGTCCGGATTCTGAGCCCCATCCCGGGCAAGTCCGCCATCGGCATCGAGATCCCGAACACGGACCGCGAGACCGTGTCCCTCGGTGACGTGCTTCGCAGCCAGAACGCCCGGCGCACGGACCACCCCATGGTCATGGGCGTCGGCAAGGACGTCGAGGGCGGCTACGTGGTGGCCAATCTCGCCAAGATGCCGCACCTGCTGGTGGCCGGCGCCACCGGCGCGGGCAAGTCCTCGTTCGTGAACTCGATGATCACCTCCATCCTGATGCGCGCCACCCCTGACGAGGTCCGCATGGTCATGGTGGACCCCAAGCGCGTGGAGCTCACCGCCTACGAAGGCGTCCCGCACCTGATCACCCCGATCATCACCAACCCCAAGAAGGCCGCTGAGGCCCTCCAGTGGGTGGTCCGCGAAATGGACGCCCGCTACGACGACCTCGCGAACTACGGGTTCAAGCACATCGATGACTTCAACAAGGCGGTCCGGGCCGGGAAGGTCCACCCGCCGGAAGGGTCCAAGCGCGTCATCCGCCCGTACCCGTACCTGCTGGTGATCGTGGACGAACTCGCCGACCTGATGATGGTCGCCCCGCGCGACGTCGAAGACTCCATCGTCCGCATTACCCAGCTGGCCCGCGCCGCCGGCATCCACCTGGTGCTCGCCACCCAGCGGCCCTCCGTCGACGTCGTCACCGGCCTGATCAAGGCCAACGTCCCGTCCCGGATGGCCTTCGCCACCTCCTCCGTCACCGACTCCCGCGTGGTCCTGGACCAGCCGGGCGCCGAGAAGCTGATCGGCCAGGGCGACGCGCTCTTCCTGCCGATGGGCGCCTCCAAGGCGATGCGCGTGCAGGGCGCCTGGGTCACCGAGTCCGAAATCCACAAGGTTGTCGAGCACGTCAAGGGCCAGCTCAAGGCCGTCTACCGCGACGACGTCGCCCCCGAAGCGCAGCAGAAGCAGATCGACGACGACATCGGGGACGACCTCGAGGTGTTGCTGCAGGCCACCGAACTGGTCGTCACCACCCAGTTCGGCTCCACGTCGATGCTGCAGCGCAAGCTGCGCGTCGGCTTCGCCAAGGCCGGCCGCCTGATGGACCTGCTGGAATCCAGGGGAGTGGTGGGCCCCTCGGAAGGGTCCAAGGCCCGCGACGTCCTGGTCAAGCCCGACGACCTCGCCGCGGTTCTGGCCGCCATGAAGGGCCAGGACGGGCCGGTCGCCGCGGACGCCCAGACCGTCGCGCTGAGCGAGAACGCCCACGCCAACATCGCCCAGGGCGGCTACGCCGAGGACCTGGTTGCCGCGGACCTGGACAACCGCACGCAGGCGATCGACTATCACGACGGCGCCGACGGCGGCTCCGAGGACGAAGACGGCTCCGAGGACGCCTGGTCGCTCACCGGCCGGTAA
- a CDS encoding helix-turn-helix domain-containing protein, whose amino-acid sequence MVKQPVSVNGVVRWKDVGLADQAKSEQKERKMVVLRHEIGDVLRDVRQRQGRTLREVSHSARVSLGYLSEVERGQKEASSELLSSICSALDVPLSSMLREVSDRVAVAEGVAVPDTVPQEFAQRYGRDLDRELNTELNDELATGLLSGAH is encoded by the coding sequence ATGGTAAAGCAGCCCGTATCCGTAAACGGCGTTGTCCGCTGGAAGGATGTGGGCCTCGCCGATCAGGCAAAGAGCGAACAGAAGGAGCGCAAGATGGTTGTACTTCGTCACGAAATCGGTGATGTCCTGCGCGATGTCCGCCAACGCCAAGGCCGTACCCTCCGCGAAGTCTCGCACAGTGCCCGTGTATCCTTGGGTTACCTGAGTGAAGTGGAACGCGGCCAGAAGGAAGCCTCCTCGGAGCTGCTCTCCTCGATCTGCTCGGCCCTCGATGTCCCGCTCTCCAGCATGCTCCGCGAAGTTAGCGACCGCGTTGCCGTGGCCGAGGGCGTCGCGGTACCGGACACCGTGCCGCAGGAGTTCGCCCAGCGCTACGGCCGTGACCTTGACCGTGAGCTCAACACCGAGCTGAACGACGAGCTGGCCACCGGCCTGCTCTCCGGGGCGCACTAA
- the dapA gene encoding 4-hydroxy-tetrahydrodipicolinate synthase has translation MADSDIRSYTFGTLVTAMVTPFTNDGEVDYQKSAELANKLVDDGNDALVISGTTGETSTLEDDEKEKLFRVIVDAVGDRAKVIAGTGTNHTSHSIEMAKRAAKAGAHGQLIVTPYYNKPSQAGIQAHIEAVADAADLPVMVYDIPGRAGVPILPETMIRLADHPRVVALKDAKADFAAVTRVMANTDLDVYCGDDGLTLPWMAAGAVGLVSVSAHVATKQYRAMIDAALAGDFATARTIHFELDPVVRAVMTHIQGAVAAKQVLKWQGVLPNSVVRLPLVEPGEAEIETIREDLAEAGLVYS, from the coding sequence ATGGCCGACTCTGACATTCGCTCTTACACGTTTGGAACCCTCGTGACCGCCATGGTCACCCCGTTCACCAACGACGGTGAGGTCGACTATCAGAAGTCCGCGGAACTGGCCAACAAGCTCGTCGACGACGGCAATGACGCCCTCGTCATCTCGGGCACTACGGGCGAGACCTCCACGCTGGAAGACGACGAAAAAGAGAAGCTTTTCCGGGTCATCGTCGACGCCGTCGGGGACCGGGCCAAGGTCATCGCCGGCACCGGCACCAACCACACCTCGCACTCGATCGAGATGGCCAAGCGCGCCGCCAAGGCAGGCGCCCACGGCCAGCTGATTGTCACCCCGTACTACAACAAGCCGAGCCAGGCCGGGATCCAGGCCCACATCGAAGCCGTGGCCGACGCCGCGGACCTTCCCGTGATGGTCTATGACATCCCGGGCCGCGCCGGCGTGCCGATCCTCCCCGAAACCATGATCCGGCTCGCGGACCACCCCCGCGTGGTCGCCCTCAAGGATGCCAAGGCCGACTTTGCCGCCGTCACCCGCGTGATGGCCAACACCGATCTGGACGTCTACTGCGGCGACGACGGCCTGACCCTGCCCTGGATGGCCGCCGGCGCCGTCGGGCTCGTCAGCGTCTCGGCGCACGTGGCCACCAAGCAGTACCGTGCGATGATCGACGCCGCACTTGCAGGCGATTTTGCCACCGCCCGCACCATACATTTCGAACTGGACCCCGTGGTCCGTGCAGTGATGACCCATATCCAGGGTGCTGTTGCTGCGAAGCAAGTTCTTAAGTGGCAGGGAGTCCTGCCCAACTCGGTTGTCCGTTTGCCCCTCGTGGAGCCGGGCGAAGCCGAGATCGAAACGATCCGCGAGGACTTGGCGGAAGCGGGACTCGTCTACTCCTGA
- a CDS encoding CinA family protein, which produces MSDQQPGPHPGLHPNLHRLAGQAVAGAIERGLTVATAESLTAGMVAAVLADTPGASAMLQGGVVAYANSVKADVLGVSREVLSAAGSVDGQVAAAMASGARAACGADVGVSTTGVAGPEPHDGKDVGTVYIGLATAEGATSFAYRFEGSRQEIRALACGAALERLLQALSPAGYRG; this is translated from the coding sequence ATGAGTGACCAGCAGCCCGGCCCCCACCCGGGGCTCCACCCCAACCTGCACCGCCTCGCCGGGCAGGCCGTGGCCGGCGCGATCGAGCGCGGCCTGACGGTGGCCACGGCCGAGTCCCTCACCGCCGGCATGGTCGCCGCAGTGCTGGCCGACACGCCGGGCGCGTCCGCCATGCTGCAGGGCGGCGTCGTCGCCTACGCGAACTCCGTCAAGGCGGACGTCCTCGGGGTATCCCGCGAGGTCCTGTCCGCCGCCGGCTCGGTGGACGGTCAGGTCGCCGCAGCGATGGCCTCCGGCGCGCGCGCCGCCTGCGGCGCCGACGTCGGGGTGTCAACCACTGGGGTGGCCGGCCCGGAGCCGCACGACGGCAAGGACGTGGGAACCGTCTACATCGGCCTCGCCACGGCGGAGGGCGCGACGTCGTTCGCGTACCGCTTCGAGGGATCGCGCCAGGAGATCCGGGCGCTGGCCTGCGGCGCCGCCCTGGAACGCCTGCTTCAAGCCCTGTCCCCGGCAGGCTACCGCGGGTAA
- a CDS encoding DUF3046 domain-containing protein, translating to MRISDFWRLMDDEFGAGYSRVLSSSLVLAGVGGRTADQALSAGVPPRQVWLAVCDVQDVPAERRLGRDVKPRS from the coding sequence GTGAGAATCAGCGACTTCTGGCGGCTTATGGACGACGAGTTCGGGGCGGGATATTCCCGTGTCCTCAGCAGCTCCCTGGTACTGGCCGGCGTCGGCGGCCGCACCGCGGACCAGGCGCTCAGCGCCGGGGTGCCGCCCCGGCAGGTCTGGCTGGCGGTCTGCGACGTGCAGGATGTTCCGGCCGAGCGCCGGCTCGGCCGCGACGTCAAGCCCCGCAGCTAG
- a CDS encoding ribonuclease J codes for MTQTALPGLVTPPKLPKNTLRIVPLGGLGEIGRNMTVFEIDGKLLIVDCGVLFPEETQPGVDLILPDFSYIENRVDDILAVILTHGHEDHIGAVPYLLRLRNDIPVVGSQLTLALIEAKLQEHRIKPNTTIVSEGQVQKFGPFECEFVAVNHSIPDALAVFLRTAGGTVLHTGDFKMDQLPLDGRITDLRHFAKLGEEGVDLFMSDSTNADVPGFTTAEKEIGPTLDRLFGQASKRIIVASFSSHVHRVQQVLDAAANHNRKVAFVGRSMVRNMAIAAKLGYLEVPAGILVDIKNIDNLPDNRVVLMSTGSQGEPMAALSRMANGDHRVVVGQGDTVILASSLIPGNENAVFRIINGLLKLGADVIHKGNAKVHVSGHAAAGELLYCYNILEPLNAMPVHGETRHLIANGKIALESGVPEESILLADNGTVIDLRDHQADVVGQVEVGFVYVDGSSVGEVTEADLKDRQTLGDEGFISIITVIHRATGKVVSGPEIHARGVAEDDSVFDEIIPKINAALEEAVQNRDHTSHQLQQVVRRVVGTWVNRKLRRKPMIIPVVLEA; via the coding sequence ATGACCCAAACCGCCCTTCCCGGCCTTGTCACGCCGCCGAAACTGCCCAAGAACACCCTGCGGATCGTGCCGCTCGGCGGCCTCGGGGAGATCGGCCGCAACATGACCGTCTTCGAAATCGACGGCAAGCTGCTCATCGTTGACTGCGGCGTCCTCTTCCCCGAGGAGACCCAGCCCGGCGTGGACCTGATCCTGCCCGATTTCTCCTACATCGAGAACCGCGTGGACGACATCCTCGCCGTCATCCTCACGCACGGCCACGAGGACCACATCGGCGCCGTCCCTTACCTGCTGCGCCTGCGCAACGACATCCCCGTCGTCGGCTCCCAGCTGACCCTGGCCCTGATCGAGGCGAAGCTCCAGGAGCACCGGATCAAGCCGAACACCACGATCGTGAGCGAAGGCCAGGTCCAGAAGTTCGGCCCCTTCGAATGCGAATTCGTGGCTGTCAACCATTCCATCCCGGACGCCCTCGCCGTGTTCCTGCGCACCGCCGGCGGCACCGTGCTGCACACCGGTGACTTCAAGATGGACCAGCTCCCGCTCGACGGCCGGATCACCGACCTGCGCCACTTCGCCAAGCTCGGCGAAGAAGGCGTGGACCTGTTCATGTCCGACTCCACGAACGCCGACGTCCCCGGCTTCACCACCGCGGAAAAGGAGATCGGCCCCACCCTGGACCGGCTCTTCGGCCAGGCCTCCAAGCGCATCATCGTGGCCTCGTTCTCCTCGCACGTGCACCGCGTCCAGCAGGTCCTCGACGCCGCCGCCAACCACAACCGCAAGGTCGCCTTCGTGGGCCGCTCCATGGTCCGCAACATGGCCATCGCCGCGAAGCTTGGCTACCTCGAGGTGCCGGCCGGCATCCTGGTCGACATCAAGAACATCGACAACCTGCCGGACAACCGCGTGGTCCTGATGTCCACCGGCTCCCAGGGCGAACCCATGGCCGCGCTGTCCCGGATGGCGAACGGCGACCACCGCGTCGTCGTCGGCCAGGGCGACACCGTGATCCTGGCCTCCAGCCTGATCCCGGGCAACGAGAACGCCGTCTTCCGCATCATCAACGGCCTGCTCAAGCTCGGCGCCGACGTCATCCACAAGGGCAACGCGAAGGTGCACGTCTCCGGCCACGCGGCCGCGGGCGAGCTCCTCTACTGCTACAACATCCTCGAGCCGCTCAACGCGATGCCGGTGCACGGCGAGACCCGCCACCTGATCGCCAACGGCAAGATCGCCCTCGAATCGGGCGTCCCCGAGGAGAGCATCCTGCTGGCCGACAACGGCACCGTCATCGACCTCCGCGACCACCAGGCCGACGTCGTCGGCCAGGTCGAGGTCGGCTTCGTCTACGTGGACGGCTCCAGCGTCGGCGAGGTCACCGAAGCGGACCTCAAGGACCGCCAGACTCTCGGCGACGAAGGGTTCATCTCCATCATCACCGTCATTCACCGCGCCACCGGCAAGGTTGTTTCCGGACCGGAAATCCACGCCCGCGGCGTGGCCGAGGACGACTCGGTCTTCGACGAGATCATCCCCAAGATCAACGCCGCGCTCGAGGAAGCCGTCCAGAACCGCGACCACACCTCGCACCAGCTCCAGCAGGTTGTCCGCCGCGTCGTCGGCACCTGGGTCAACCGCAAGCTGCGCCGCAAGCCCATGATCATCCCGGTGGTCCTGGAAGCGTAG
- a CDS encoding MarR family winged helix-turn-helix transcriptional regulator, which yields MSTPRDAAPDPAHSSGSGDASPEEALAAVEHQLSLLWRRARSMSQRLSRQVHPEMEPAAYGLLSVLRTKGPIRLTELASCIGVGKPSVSRQVAFLEGLGLVSKQADPLDGRAQAISLTAKGEEKMHLVQDARREVFRERLAEWPTGELEAFAGYMAKLNASYERDGFPRDEVF from the coding sequence ATGAGCACCCCACGCGATGCGGCCCCGGATCCGGCGCACAGTTCCGGCTCCGGCGACGCTTCCCCGGAGGAGGCGCTGGCCGCCGTCGAACACCAGCTGAGCCTGCTCTGGCGGCGTGCCCGGTCCATGTCGCAGCGGCTTTCCCGGCAGGTCCATCCGGAGATGGAGCCGGCCGCCTACGGCCTTCTGTCGGTGCTGCGGACCAAGGGTCCCATCCGGCTGACCGAGCTGGCCTCCTGCATCGGCGTCGGCAAGCCCTCCGTGAGCCGCCAGGTCGCCTTCCTCGAGGGCCTCGGGCTCGTCTCGAAGCAGGCCGACCCGCTGGACGGCCGGGCCCAGGCCATCAGCCTGACCGCCAAGGGCGAGGAAAAAATGCACCTGGTCCAGGATGCCCGGCGCGAGGTCTTCCGCGAGCGGCTGGCGGAGTGGCCCACCGGGGAACTTGAAGCCTTTGCCGGCTACATGGCGAAGCTCAACGCCAGCTACGAACGCGACGGCTTCCCGCGGGACGAAGTCTTCTAG
- the pgsA gene encoding CDP-diacylglycerol--glycerol-3-phosphate 3-phosphatidyltransferase — MTSAETNAGSAPRIWNLPNILTMLRIALVPFFVWFLVGDAPGLAAENGPWRWAAVVAFTVAIYTDKLDGDIARSRGLVTDFGKIADPIADKLLIGSALVMLSLLGELPWWVTVLILVREWGVTALRFFVIRYGVIPASRGGKLKTVIQTAAIFLYVMPLASIAPWLGFVAFAVMMAALAITIWTGAEYVVEALKLRASGIRARKQQVQEGTP, encoded by the coding sequence GTGACTAGCGCCGAAACCAACGCCGGGTCCGCCCCGCGGATCTGGAACCTGCCCAACATCCTGACGATGCTGCGGATCGCGCTGGTGCCCTTCTTCGTCTGGTTCCTCGTCGGCGATGCCCCGGGCCTCGCCGCCGAAAACGGGCCGTGGCGCTGGGCCGCCGTCGTCGCCTTCACAGTGGCCATCTACACCGACAAACTCGACGGCGACATCGCCCGCAGCCGCGGCCTCGTCACCGACTTCGGCAAGATCGCGGACCCGATCGCGGACAAGCTGCTGATCGGCTCGGCCCTGGTGATGCTCTCGCTGCTGGGCGAACTGCCGTGGTGGGTCACCGTCCTGATCCTGGTCCGCGAGTGGGGCGTGACGGCGCTGCGGTTCTTCGTCATCCGCTACGGCGTCATCCCCGCCTCCCGCGGCGGAAAGCTCAAGACCGTGATCCAGACCGCGGCGATCTTCCTCTACGTGATGCCGCTCGCCTCGATTGCGCCCTGGCTGGGATTCGTGGCCTTCGCGGTCATGATGGCCGCCCTCGCGATCACCATCTGGACTGGCGCCGAATACGTCGTCGAGGCCCTCAAGCTCCGTGCCAGCGGCATCCGGGCCCGGAAACAGCAGGTCCAGGAGGGAACGCCATGA
- the recA gene encoding recombinase RecA — MAAAPDRQKALDAALAQIDKQFGKGSVMRLGDEVRAPIEVIPTGSIALDVALGIGGLPRGRIVEIYGPESSGKTTVALHAVANAQRQGGIAAFIDAEHALDPEYAAKLGVDTDALLVSQPDTGEQALEIMDMLIGSGSLDVIVIDSVAALVPRAEIEGDMGDSHVGLQARLMSQALRKITGRLSQTKTTAIFINQLREKIGVFFGSPETTTGGKALKFYASVRIDVRRIQTLKEGADSVGNRTKAKIVKNKMAPPFKIAEFDIIYGQGISREGGIIDMGVEHGLIKKSGSWFTYDGDQLGQGMENSRRFLRDNPELAAELERLIKEKLGVGVKAADAEESPKLKAVDGF, encoded by the coding sequence ATGGCCGCAGCCCCGGATCGCCAGAAGGCGCTCGACGCAGCGCTTGCCCAGATTGACAAGCAGTTCGGCAAAGGCTCCGTAATGCGCCTGGGCGATGAAGTCCGCGCGCCCATCGAGGTCATTCCGACCGGCTCCATCGCGCTGGACGTGGCGCTCGGCATTGGCGGCCTGCCCCGCGGCCGTATTGTCGAAATCTACGGGCCGGAATCGTCCGGTAAGACCACGGTCGCGCTGCACGCTGTCGCCAACGCGCAGCGTCAGGGCGGCATCGCCGCGTTCATCGACGCCGAGCACGCCCTGGATCCGGAATACGCCGCCAAGCTGGGCGTGGACACCGACGCGCTGCTGGTCTCCCAGCCGGACACCGGTGAGCAGGCCCTCGAAATCATGGACATGCTGATTGGCTCCGGCTCGCTTGACGTCATCGTCATCGACTCCGTCGCCGCCCTCGTGCCCCGCGCCGAAATCGAAGGCGACATGGGCGACAGCCACGTCGGCCTGCAGGCACGGCTGATGAGCCAGGCCCTGCGTAAAATCACCGGCCGGCTGAGCCAGACCAAGACCACCGCCATCTTCATCAACCAGCTGCGCGAGAAGATCGGCGTGTTCTTCGGCTCCCCGGAAACCACCACCGGTGGCAAGGCGCTGAAGTTCTACGCCTCGGTCCGCATCGACGTCCGCCGCATCCAGACCCTCAAGGAGGGCGCGGACTCCGTCGGCAACCGCACCAAGGCCAAGATTGTCAAGAACAAGATGGCCCCGCCCTTCAAGATCGCCGAATTCGACATCATCTACGGCCAGGGCATCTCCCGTGAGGGCGGCATCATCGACATGGGCGTCGAGCACGGCCTGATCAAGAAGTCCGGCTCCTGGTTCACCTACGACGGGGACCAGCTGGGCCAGGGCATGGAGAACTCCCGACGCTTCCTGCGCGACAACCCGGAGCTCGCCGCCGAACTCGAGCGCCTCATCAAGGAAAAGCTCGGCGTTGGCGTCAAGGCCGCCGACGCGGAGGAGTCACCGAAGCTGAAGGCCGTTGACGGCTTCTAA